A genomic stretch from Limnobacter thiooxidans includes:
- a CDS encoding efflux transporter outer membrane subunit has protein sequence MRTFRNILALAITLSLGACATQQPTSTLAVGDRFFADPSASQGISTDWWTRYADPELNTLIQNALTNNHDIKLAVARVMEARAGLDAAFTRLLPTLSINGGQSEQRTTLPDPFKQRGSPDVKATRIGAELSWEVDLFGATRASQRAFEQNGLAAESAVHGARLLVSSEVAKQWFLLKSAKQQVALLASAIESLQKQRELIQLRREMGLSSQFDLDRVDSELNALIGQRPALAALEASLQARLAVLSGRSPLSGMSNTPAIQTNNWPTIAAVLPGQPIELLARRPDLVAAEHQLAAEGERLLEVRRNFLPKVFINVLGGTQNLLINGLTQNGIDFRQSAAIFSLPVFNAGRLSALEDAQSARQQQFLLQYEKSVLTAMEEVEVSLVLHAGQRDTLQSRTRALAASASSLGHGQTLRQHGQIDQIQLEMLTRAHLQAQQQHLNAQLDTVLADIQLHKALGGGWQAQADSRPLSSLITAIGETTK, from the coding sequence ATGCGTACTTTCCGAAACATACTTGCTTTAGCAATCACCCTGAGTCTGGGCGCCTGCGCCACGCAACAACCCACATCCACTCTCGCTGTGGGCGACCGGTTTTTCGCTGACCCTTCGGCTTCACAAGGAATAAGCACCGATTGGTGGACACGCTATGCCGATCCAGAACTCAACACACTCATTCAGAATGCGCTGACAAACAACCACGACATCAAACTGGCAGTTGCGCGTGTCATGGAAGCCCGGGCAGGTCTGGATGCGGCTTTTACCCGGCTGCTGCCGACGCTTTCAATCAATGGAGGTCAGTCCGAACAACGCACAACACTGCCGGATCCGTTCAAGCAACGTGGCTCACCCGACGTCAAGGCCACTCGTATTGGTGCCGAGCTCAGTTGGGAAGTCGATCTATTTGGTGCAACGCGGGCAAGCCAGCGCGCTTTTGAACAAAATGGATTGGCTGCGGAGTCGGCTGTGCATGGTGCCCGATTGCTGGTCAGCAGTGAAGTGGCCAAACAATGGTTTCTGCTCAAATCCGCCAAACAGCAAGTGGCTTTGCTTGCTTCAGCAATTGAAAGCCTGCAAAAGCAACGCGAATTGATCCAATTGCGCAGGGAAATGGGCTTGAGCAGCCAATTTGATCTGGACCGAGTGGACTCTGAATTGAATGCGCTGATTGGGCAACGTCCGGCGCTTGCGGCACTAGAGGCCTCATTGCAAGCCCGACTGGCTGTACTTTCTGGGCGTTCACCCCTTTCCGGAATGTCGAATACCCCAGCCATTCAAACGAACAACTGGCCAACCATCGCCGCGGTGCTGCCCGGTCAACCCATTGAACTGCTTGCACGAAGACCCGACCTCGTTGCGGCGGAACATCAACTGGCTGCAGAAGGCGAGCGACTGCTGGAAGTCAGGCGGAATTTTCTACCCAAGGTCTTCATCAACGTACTGGGTGGAACGCAAAATCTGTTGATTAATGGACTGACCCAGAACGGGATCGATTTTCGACAGTCGGCTGCAATCTTCAGCTTGCCCGTATTCAATGCCGGTCGACTCTCGGCGCTTGAGGATGCGCAATCTGCACGGCAGCAACAATTTTTGCTGCAGTACGAAAAGAGCGTTTTAACAGCCATGGAAGAGGTAGAAGTCAGCCTGGTACTGCATGCAGGTCAACGAGATACCCTGCAATCGCGCACCCGGGCGCTTGCTGCAAGTGCCTCCAGTCTGGGGCATGGCCAGACCTTGCGACAGCATGGTCAGATCGATCAGATTCAACTTGAAATGCTGACTCGCGCTCACCTGCAGGCTCAGCAACAACACCTGAATGCTCAACTGGACACTGTCCTTGCTGATATTCAACTGCACAAGGCGCTGGGTGGCGGCTGGCAAGCGCAAGCCGACTCAAGACCGCTTTCCTCCCTGATCACCGCAATCGGAGAAACAACCAAGTGA
- a CDS encoding efflux RND transporter periplasmic adaptor subunit, which translates to MNTHKTTVALLASMLALALAGCGKPPVEVSATATPVLVMTVSGASDNKGPERRLPGFVTSRYQADMGFQVPGRVGDRLVEVGTRVKKGQALLRLQSTDYVQGLSAAEDQLQAARVDALQSATDANRFASLVKSGAVSEADQQGQQARADAAQARLNLAERQATVARNRLAYTTLNAPFDGVVTGLRAEVGQVVGEGMPVVMIAREDTPEVMVDIPEDLAANLPSSNISARLTGSQSVPLTVKLREIEPSASMPLRSYRARFAIVDPDKSTLKLVRLGMSAEVTIPTGDTQSQANSFTLPAASIISQGDTAFVWVISNEKSILLKKPVTLTKMVNQGVVVSGLQQGEKVVVAGTEKLNEGQLVRAIERSGTAFEPDAQQGAVR; encoded by the coding sequence GTGAACACACACAAAACAACGGTTGCATTGCTGGCCTCGATGCTCGCCCTGGCCCTTGCTGGCTGTGGAAAACCCCCTGTAGAGGTATCCGCTACGGCCACGCCGGTATTGGTAATGACCGTCAGCGGCGCAAGCGACAACAAGGGGCCCGAGCGACGTTTGCCCGGCTTTGTCACTTCCCGGTACCAGGCAGACATGGGCTTTCAGGTTCCTGGTCGCGTTGGCGATCGCCTCGTTGAGGTGGGTACACGTGTCAAAAAGGGTCAAGCGCTGTTGCGCTTGCAATCCACCGATTACGTGCAGGGACTGTCAGCGGCAGAGGACCAGTTACAGGCGGCGCGTGTTGATGCACTCCAGAGTGCCACTGATGCGAATCGCTTCGCGAGTCTCGTTAAATCCGGCGCTGTCAGCGAAGCCGACCAACAAGGTCAACAAGCACGTGCGGATGCTGCACAGGCCAGGCTGAATCTGGCAGAACGTCAAGCCACTGTCGCGCGCAACCGCTTGGCATACACCACACTCAACGCGCCTTTTGACGGGGTGGTTACGGGCTTGCGTGCGGAGGTTGGTCAGGTTGTTGGGGAAGGCATGCCAGTTGTGATGATTGCCCGCGAGGACACACCCGAGGTGATGGTGGATATTCCGGAAGACCTGGCTGCGAACTTGCCATCAAGCAACATCAGTGCACGCCTGACTGGCTCACAGAGTGTACCGTTGACGGTAAAACTGAGGGAAATAGAACCATCGGCCAGCATGCCCCTGCGCAGCTACCGGGCTCGGTTTGCAATCGTCGATCCTGACAAGTCCACCCTTAAGCTTGTCCGTTTGGGCATGAGCGCTGAAGTCACAATTCCAACAGGAGACACTCAATCCCAAGCGAATTCATTCACCTTGCCCGCCGCGTCCATTATCAGCCAAGGCGATACTGCGTTTGTGTGGGTGATTTCAAACGAAAAATCCATTCTTCTTAAAAAGCCGGTGACCCTGACAAAAATGGTCAACCAAGGCGTTGTGGTCAGTGGTCTTCAGCAAGGCGAAAAGGTTGTTGTTGCAGGAACAGAGAAGCTCAATGAAGGACAACTTGTCCGTGCGATTGAGCGATCAGGTACTGCCTTTGAGCCTGACGCGCAGCAAGGAGCCGTGCGATGA